The Helianthus annuus cultivar XRQ/B chromosome 16, HanXRQr2.0-SUNRISE, whole genome shotgun sequence genome includes a window with the following:
- the LOC110926640 gene encoding malonyl-coenzyme A:anthocyanin 3-O-glucoside-6''-O-malonyltransferase, translated as MASLPILTVLEQAQVSPPEATVGDRLLPLTYFDFLWLAQPPIHNIFFYELFMTQTQFIQTIIPNLKHSLSITLQHFFPFAGNLLVFPTSAKKPEIRYVEGDSVAVTFAESNLDFNELTANHPRDCEKFYHLIPPLDHVQKTSDSTKIPLFFVQVTLFSNSGISIGMTNHHCLGDASTRFNFLKAWTSIAQSGSDESFLANGTMPFYDRLIKNPKLDESYLKFARLETFKEYQPPKLEPTDKVRATFILPRTVLLRLKELVTTQVPTIAYVSCFSVACAYIWSCIASSTHENELQVCGFAIDCRARMNPALPASYFGNCVGWCYVPAQSKVLTGKEGFVTAAKLLGESLHERLTDKDGIMKDIVFDDLFSSGVPPTIIGIAGTPKLKFYDMDFGWGKPRKIETVSIDYSQSVSMNACREKDEDLEIGLSLPINQMKLFVNTFEEGLKPYV; from the coding sequence ATGGCTTCCCTGCCCATCTTGACTGTTCTTGAACAGGCACAAGTATCACCACCAGAGGCCACTGTAGGCGATAGGTTGTTACCACTTACTTACTTCGACTTCTTGTGGCTAGCCCAACCTCCTATTCACAACATATTCTTTTACGAGCTCTTCATGACACAAACTCAATTCATTCAAACCATTATTCCCAACCTCAAACACTCCTTGTCCATCACTCTTCAACATTTTTTTCCATTTGCTGGTAACTTACTTGTGTTTCCTACATCTGCCAAAAAGCCCGAAATCCGCTATGTTGAGGGTGATTCTGTCGCAGTTACTTTTGCAGAATCTAACCTTGATTTCAACGAACTCACCGCAAACCATCCCCGAGATTGTGAGAAGTTTTACCATCTTATACCTCCACTAGATCACGTTCAAAAAACTTCAGATTCCACAAAGATCCCGTTGTTCTTCGTTCAAGTGACACTCTTTTCAAACTCTGGAATATCTATTGGGATGACAAATCACCATTGCCTTGGTGATGCTAGCACCAGGTTTAATTTCTTGAAGGCGTGGACATCGATTGCTCAATCTGGTTCTGATGAGTCGTTTCTAGCTAATGGAACGATGCCGTTTTATGATAGactgatcaaaaaccctaaacttGACGAAAGTTATCTAAAGTTTGCTCGACTTGAAACATTCAAAGAGTATCAACCTCCCAAACTTGAACCAACAGATAAAGTTCGAGCCACATTTATATTGCCTCGGACCGTGCTCCTTAGATTAAAAGAATTGGTGACGACACAAGTACCAACAATAGCATACGTATCATGTTTTTCTGTTGCATGTGCTTATATATGGAGTTGCATAGCGAGTAGTACACATGAGAATGAGCTGCAAGTGTGCGGTTTCGCGATCGATTGTAGAGCGCGAATGAATCCCGCACTCCCAGCAAGCTACTTCGGCAACTGTGTTGGTTGGTGTTATGTTCCGGCACAAAGCAAAGTATTAACGGGAAAAGAAGGGTTCGTGACTGCTGCAAAACTGCTTGGAGAAAGTCTACATGAGAGATTGACTGATAAAGATGGAATCATGAAAGATATAGTATTTGATGACTTGTTTTCCAGTGGGGTTCCTCCTACAATAATTGGGATTGCTGGAACACCAAAGCTTAAGTTTTATGATATGGATTTTGGGTGGGGAAAGCCCAGAAAGATTGAAACTGTTTCTATTGATTATAGTCAATCGGTATCCATGAATGCATGCAGAGAAAAGGATGAGGATTTGGAAATTGGTCTTAGCCTTCCGATCAATCAGATGAAGTTGTTTGTCAATACATTTGAGGAAGGCTTAAAACCATACGTTTAG